atagtcagctctttattaaaagtcAACTCCGCACGGGTCCCAGGGCACATCGGCAGCTGGAGGCGAAGAGGTGCGCAGTCCGCATCCGGAGTCCCAGCAGACTGTcctcccctctttccctcctggcagcaccagggaaaGTGTccttttgctcctgcttcccacagcccagtccagtctggtcctctgcaggttatggtgacaggtcaaacacagtctagggatgtggttcccttttccccaacgagcacacccatccagccccctccactgtgcccatcttttccatttaggggtggttttcatccccaaaaccccctcccatgattccactggattattttgcctCCAGGTCCTAGTGTAGGCGgggttgtaggtgattcccaggagcaattgactaattaacatttcagtgCCGGTACTCAGCCCAAGCCGAAgtgttccagcaaggctgttttgttcataacagcAGGCAGCGGGCAGGGGTGTCGGGCAGGGATCCTGCAGCTCCCGCCCCGCAGGACCGCTCCCCATCTCCCCACGCGTGCGGGGCACTCGGAGTGACATCCCAGCCGTGCCCTAACAGCTCCTCTCACCCCTTCCCCAGCATGTGGCAGGCGGGTGGCAGCCCCGGgcggaggagccggggccgcgCAGCCCGAGCCGGGGCAGCCAGCGCGTCGAGTGCATCATCTGCTACTCCCCCTACGACCTGAGCGTGCGGCTGCCGCGGCGCCTGTACTGCGGCCACACCTTCTGCCAGGCGTGCCTGCGGCGGCTGGACGCGGTCAGCCTCGAGCAGCGCTGGATCCCGTGCCCGCAGTGCCGCCAGAGCACGCCCACGCCCCGCGGCGGGGTCACCATGCTGGACCTGGACCTGGCCGCCTTCCTGACCCTCCGGGCTGGCCGCGAGCAGCCGCGGGCGGCCGGCAGGGCCCCGGCCGAGCCTCCCGCCGGGGCTGCCGGCAAGGAGGCGGCGGGGAGCGAGCAGccggcggggccgtgcccggaGCCGCTGCCCCCGGAGCCGCTGCCCCCGGCGCTGCGGGCCCGGCGCGGCTGCTGCCCGCTGTGCCCGTGCTGCGGCGTGAGCGCCGCCCTGGACAGCTGAGCGCCGGGGCTGCTGCGGGACCCCCTGTGCCTCACACCGCGGGGGGACCGCAGGGACAGCCCAGGAACGGCTTCAGCCCGCGCGGGGCTTTCCTGTCCGTCCTGGCCGCTTTTGGGGATGAGGATGCTGCCACCCCCCATCCTGCCCCTGTGCTGCCGCTGGCTCAGAAACCTGCTGCAGCCATCACAGACCTTCCCTGCccctcagcacagcctgccTCGTGCTCCGCTCCCCGTGCATGTGGCTCTGCAGCAAGGACAGTGGCACTGAGCGTTGCCTGGCAGGGGACAGGAGCCTGGCACAGTGATGCCATGGGGTGTGTCCTGAGAGCTCCAGGTCTATTAAAGACACTTTGGTCCCGCTGGGCTGCACATCTGGTCATGTTTGTTGGCAATCCTGGCCCGGGGCAAGCCCTGCCTGTGGTGAGTAGGGGAGAAGCgagctgccctgctggattgctgtgctgggagtGTTTGCTCTGCTGGCCACCTGTGTGAAAAATTTTGGCATTCTGATAGTAGGATAGTTGAAATTGAAGATTACAGAGTTGTTAGGAGACCTCCAATGTTGTTCCATCTACGTTGCTCGAGTATGGGAGGAGAGCTGAGCTCAGGAAGCTCCTGCTTGGCCTCATGCTCTGTGGCTCATGCAGGTTTAGCTCTTCCTGCCTGACCCTTTCCTCATGCTGGCACACACAAACCCTGCTGCTATTTTTCCAGATGTGCCCTGCCGTCTGCACGGCTTTCCCTGCCTGACTCCACACCAGGGTGAGAGGACAAGAGCCCAGGCAGCTGGTCTGGGTTAACAGGGGCCAAACTGGAAGTACTGGGCTGCACAGGGTGACACTGAAATACAGCTCTTGGCCTGAGCTTGGTGCTGCCTGGGCAGCTCTTATGGTTCTTTCTCAGGGCCCATTTTCTGCATCTGTTTTCCATGTGGCTTATGAGCTCTTGCAATACCTCAAAACCAGGAATCCcctcagggctcagcagaggaccccagctgtgcctccctggggctggcagggaccttGTGTCTCCTGGGCTGTTCCCTGCGCtggggccagggctgcagccagaggATTCCATCAGCCCTGGACAGCACCCACCCCTGCACAGAGCTCATGCACAGTTCTGCCACTTGGTGTCACCTGCCATAAAACAGTCCCAGCTGATGCAGTCCCAGAAGAATAAACCTGGGgtg
The sequence above is drawn from the Taeniopygia guttata chromosome 17, bTaeGut7.mat, whole genome shotgun sequence genome and encodes:
- the LOC116809049 gene encoding RING finger protein 228-like, with translation MLPTGLPQPPGQHSPSATTPEALGSISGQHVAGGWQPRAEEPGPRSPSRGSQRVECIICYSPYDLSVRLPRRLYCGHTFCQACLRRLDAVSLEQRWIPCPQCRQSTPTPRGGVTMLDLDLAAFLTLRAGREQPRAAGRAPAEPPAGAAGKEAAGSEQPAGPCPEPLPPEPLPPALRARRGCCPLCPCCGVSAALDS